One Sediminibacillus dalangtanensis genomic region harbors:
- the deoD gene encoding purine-nucleoside phosphorylase gives MSVHIGAQPGEIADKILLPGDPLRAKYIAENFLEDVHCYNEVRGMYGYTGTYKGETLSVQGTGMGVPSISIYVNELIQSYDVKKLIRVGTCGAIQEDVKVRDVILASTSTTDSQINRMVFGGIDFAPAADFELLKNAYETGSEKGLHLRVGSVFTSDSFYRDNGLELFKQLAQYKVLGVEMETTALYTLAAKFGRQALSVLTVSDHILTGEETSAEERQTTFNEMIEVALETAIK, from the coding sequence ATGAGCGTACATATTGGAGCGCAACCAGGGGAAATAGCCGATAAGATTCTGCTTCCCGGTGATCCATTGCGTGCTAAATATATTGCAGAAAACTTTTTGGAAGATGTCCACTGCTATAATGAAGTAAGAGGAATGTATGGTTACACCGGTACATACAAAGGGGAGACGTTGTCTGTACAAGGGACCGGAATGGGGGTCCCTTCTATCTCCATTTATGTCAATGAATTAATCCAAAGTTATGACGTGAAGAAATTGATCCGTGTCGGAACATGCGGTGCTATCCAAGAGGATGTTAAAGTACGCGACGTTATCCTAGCTTCTACTTCCACGACTGACTCGCAAATCAACAGAATGGTGTTTGGGGGGATAGACTTCGCTCCAGCAGCAGACTTTGAACTGCTGAAAAATGCTTACGAGACAGGAAGTGAAAAGGGACTCCACCTGCGTGTTGGCAGTGTGTTCACCAGCGACAGCTTTTACCGGGATAATGGATTGGAGCTGTTTAAACAGTTAGCTCAATATAAAGTTCTTGGTGTTGAAATGGAAACAACCGCCCTTTATACGTTAGCTGCTAAGTTCGGGCGGCAGGCACTATCCGTGTTGACCGTTTCCGACCACATCCTTACTGGCGAGGAAACAAGTGCCGAAGAAAGACAAACCACCTTCAATGAGATGATCGAGGTTGCTCTGGAGACAGCAATCAAGTAA
- a CDS encoding biotin transporter BioY, whose product MKKFTAADLSMGAVFVGLMAIGANIAVWFPFLAIPIGGVSVPLSLQTFFAILAGLLLGRKLGLFTMFTYIMIGFAGVPVFANMKSGPFILFDYTGGFLLSFLAVAFITGWIAEKIERPKLLPLAGASFAGVIANYLIGVSYMYVAMNTWLGLQITYQAAWLGMVPFLIKDTGLTILSAALMLKIANSLQHRSASFSSTSRRWT is encoded by the coding sequence ATGAAAAAATTTACTGCTGCCGATTTATCAATGGGAGCTGTTTTTGTCGGGTTGATGGCCATTGGCGCCAATATTGCAGTCTGGTTTCCTTTTTTGGCGATTCCAATTGGAGGAGTATCCGTACCACTGTCCTTACAAACGTTTTTTGCCATCCTTGCCGGATTACTGCTTGGTAGAAAATTAGGTCTATTTACGATGTTTACCTATATTATGATTGGTTTCGCTGGTGTACCAGTGTTCGCCAACATGAAATCGGGACCTTTTATTCTTTTTGATTACACAGGAGGATTCTTGCTTTCTTTTTTAGCTGTGGCTTTTATAACCGGTTGGATTGCAGAAAAGATAGAACGGCCGAAGTTGCTTCCGTTAGCCGGAGCTTCTTTCGCTGGAGTAATTGCGAATTACTTAATCGGTGTCAGTTATATGTATGTAGCAATGAATACGTGGCTTGGCCTTCAAATAACTTATCAGGCAGCCTGGCTCGGTATGGTGCCATTTCTGATAAAAGATACTGGCTTGACAATACTTTCAGCTGCCTTAATGCTGAAAATAGCTAACAGCTTGCAGCACCGTTCTGCTTCCTTTTCTTCTACTTCCCGGCGATGGACTTAG
- a CDS encoding divergent PAP2 family protein: MDLFFNFPLLAALAGIVIAQGVKVPIHMIAEREFKPGLAFSTGGMPSSHSAAVAAVSTGIGIQEGFDTGIFAVACVFSIIIMFDASGVRRQTGEQAILLNTLVKDFSYFMEEAKGWGKKGEYQKREELKELLGHQPIEVFFGALCGIIIALLLYQFT, encoded by the coding sequence ATGGATTTATTTTTTAATTTTCCCTTGTTGGCTGCTTTGGCAGGCATCGTGATCGCTCAAGGAGTAAAGGTTCCGATTCATATGATAGCTGAACGGGAATTCAAACCTGGCTTGGCCTTCAGTACGGGAGGGATGCCAAGCAGCCACTCCGCTGCAGTAGCAGCCGTATCAACTGGGATCGGGATACAGGAAGGGTTTGATACGGGAATCTTTGCTGTTGCCTGTGTCTTCAGTATTATTATCATGTTTGATGCTTCCGGTGTCCGCCGGCAAACCGGTGAACAAGCCATCCTGCTAAACACGCTTGTAAAAGACTTCAGTTATTTTATGGAAGAAGCGAAAGGGTGGGGGAAAAAAGGAGAATATCAGAAACGAGAAGAACTGAAAGAACTGCTCGGACACCAGCCGATCGAAGTGTTTTTCGGAGCTTTATGCGGCATTATCATTGCGTTATTGCTTTATCAATTTACGTAG